Below is a genomic region from Lampris incognitus isolate fLamInc1 chromosome 2, fLamInc1.hap2, whole genome shotgun sequence.
CGGTTTTGTAACAAATACAGTTTACAGTGTGGTAAAGAATCTTCATCAAACTCGTGTTGGGTGTACTTTTATGTGTGAGCCTGAGGGACATTTTGGAAGAGTCTCACCTCTTCATCCTTTCTTTGCCCTCAGGTCATTGTAAGGAATGACAAGGACCCACCTCCTTCCAAAGCGCAAACACCTCAAAAACCAGTTTCTTCTCTGCTGCCTCTCACAGCTTCTCATCTCATGAGCCCAACAATTTTGAGTGAAGAGGCGACTTTTCTCAtatccgcaaaaaaaaaaagaaaaaaaagtcctaTCTTAATGAAAAAGGCCAGCAAGCTTCTGTGGTACATGGGACATGGTTAGCAATGTCAACTTCGAGGGCTACATGATTGCACTGGGTAAGCCCTTGCAGCTTTTTATGACTTATTTTGCTCCTACAGTATTTGCCCATATCAAACCTGTTTGAACGAATCAGGATATTTGTGTTTCTGCGTCTCAAAAGGATTTTTACAATCACATGCATGTATTTAAAGCTGAATTTAAAACAGACAAGATTTTGTCTTATAATGAATACTAAACAATTATTTGGCTGTGCCTTTGCAGCAGTGCTATGAATTGCATGCATGGAACAATACCAGGAAGGGGAGGGTGTTTATTTTTGGAGCCTATGCGGGAGTTTGTCCATCTAATTTATGGTCTGTGCCgtcggggaaaagaaaaaaaacccatttacTGCCCTTTTCAGGTATCAGCCCTTCCTTACGGAAAATTGCACTGAGGTTGAAACAGAGGAAAGTGATTGAGCAGCGACATTTTCAAAACCTTCAGCACCTTCCGGACTTACACCCTTCCCTTCAAAGTGGATGAGGAGTTTGATGAATTTACCCAGGGAGTGGACAACAGACATGTCAAGGTAAAAAACAGTAGGGATTAATGGTGTTAAGTTCAGAGGTAGGCTGCGTATGAAAGTACACATTTTTAAGTTTGTAAAATATTACggttagggcatccgggtagcaaagcggtctattcggtatcctaccaacacggggatcgcctgttcgaatccccgcgttttatactgtagcgaaatcggaagacaacgcaaccacaggaactgccgcggccgggaagcgaacccgtatcgcaggaggcatcgctaaccgctcgagtaaagggttagacccgctagccagcggccagcgttgttatgtctgcacacatcgacagtgctgcatttgatttggtgctgttctattgtgctgggatcgattggtgatgcctgcgggctctgggttgtttgatcgggtcttcctgtgatgctgtgtcagtctaaataaagaatgcaacgtagcagttgtgtcgagcgacagcgctgtgtcctgacgtgattgcTAAATACAAtaagcgtgtctacttattcatgcacgttacaatactgtaacgtgtgtaatatttgctagtaatatttgatttgctaatgtcccttacggctttccgtagcgccacaacaaagtcacgtgatgtacgtaacaacgtcagtcggaatccggtcggtgaataaacacccagcacgagagaagtcgtccttgcttcattaatgttataagttaacatagccagagggcacagaacattacatggtgtcagagtagcggagtttaaatacccaatatggattcgtacggcgttccagctccacggatggactgggaatcggcgaacttacctgaagcatggagacgatttcgacaaacaacggagctaatgttcacgggccccctgcgcgggaagaacgaagaggagaaatgcagctacctcctgctctggatagggg
It encodes:
- the rbp7a gene encoding LOW QUALITY PROTEIN: retinoid-binding protein 7a (The sequence of the model RefSeq protein was modified relative to this genomic sequence to represent the inferred CDS: inserted 2 bases in 1 codon), producing MVSNVNFEGYMIALGISPSLRKIALRLKQRKVIEQXDIFKTFSTFRTYTLPFKVDEEFDEFTQGVDNRHVKSLVKWDGNKLVCDQIGEKKNRGWTHWIEADTLHLELYCEGQVCKKTFKKNVNE